The following coding sequences are from one uncultured Bacteroides sp. window:
- a CDS encoding transposase: MNYDTFLRFIFPDGMFDYFEMVRFNELSDKVEIYFEEKNNPPEEYHQDKLESKGFYEEVRMHDYPMRGRSCILFIKKRRWYNHSKEKYVSRNWLLMAQGTQISCEFASFLKAMDRLARP; encoded by the coding sequence ATGAATTACGATACTTTCCTTCGCTTCATCTTTCCCGATGGGATGTTTGATTACTTCGAAATGGTTCGTTTCAATGAACTTTCCGATAAAGTTGAAATCTATTTTGAGGAGAAAAATAATCCTCCTGAAGAATATCATCAGGATAAGCTTGAAAGTAAGGGGTTCTATGAGGAAGTACGTATGCATGATTATCCTATGCGTGGACGCAGCTGTATCCTTTTTATAAAGAAACGCAGGTGGTATAACCACAGCAAAGAAAAATACGTATCCCGCAATTGGTTATTAATGGCCCAAGGCACGCAAATCTCCTGTGAATTTGCGTCTTTTTTAAAAGCTATGGATCGACTCGCGCGCCCTTAG
- a CDS encoding N-6 DNA methylase: MNLTELQEIKILDPACGSAEFLIEVLKQLKEKNFQGTVKIQGYDSSETAINTSSFLLNFEKRNVWDDKLSFDVKQVNDSLVEDWGNDYTIILMNPPFVSWEQLNDKIKREAIRLVLNDNFKGRPNQASAFFYKAIQNLVVGGTLGSVVPSSLFTLDVYLKLRNEVAETVNLELLGKLGNFVFEDALTDVSIFIGHKPETANNVPTLLWTRNEKGIVHDALRELRKMQYANEDSKNKIDFSIFKLNQFPVVEDSWKTVSFKEHNLIRNLKLFVTANKLSKTGDIFDVQQGIRTGNNDVFKISDNILSNLPEEEKRLFRPVIENESIKDGFLIQRNYIWYPYSSSGLLFSTEEELFHQVDCFYTNHLLPHKDSLSQRAGITFWWELTRPRNWQFENRKKIISTEFGNSSSFAIDNKGNYVVERGYAWQPRKKMDNEDHYFYLALFSSPFFDKLLSIYSKQLAGGKWYDLGKKQTKDIPIPNVHISEVKNSSAYG; the protein is encoded by the coding sequence TTGAATTTGACTGAATTACAAGAAATAAAAATACTTGACCCAGCTTGCGGTTCAGCTGAATTTTTAATTGAGGTTCTAAAACAGCTAAAAGAAAAGAATTTTCAAGGAACAGTAAAAATACAGGGTTATGACAGTTCAGAAACAGCAATAAATACGTCGTCTTTTTTATTGAACTTTGAGAAAAGAAATGTTTGGGACGATAAACTTTCTTTTGATGTTAAACAAGTAAATGATTCTTTGGTTGAAGATTGGGGAAATGATTACACAATTATCCTAATGAACCCACCTTTCGTTTCTTGGGAGCAGTTGAATGACAAAATAAAGCGTGAAGCTATCCGTTTAGTGTTGAATGATAATTTTAAGGGCAGACCTAATCAAGCAAGTGCGTTTTTCTATAAAGCAATACAAAATCTTGTCGTTGGTGGCACATTAGGTAGTGTAGTTCCTTCTTCTCTGTTTACATTAGATGTATACCTTAAATTAAGAAATGAAGTAGCCGAAACCGTAAATCTTGAACTGTTAGGGAAGTTGGGGAATTTTGTTTTTGAAGATGCCTTAACAGATGTAAGTATTTTTATCGGACACAAGCCTGAAACGGCCAATAATGTTCCAACGTTATTATGGACGAGAAATGAAAAAGGTATTGTACACGATGCACTTCGTGAATTGCGTAAAATGCAGTATGCAAATGAAGATTCAAAAAATAAAATTGATTTCAGCATATTTAAACTCAATCAATTCCCTGTTGTAGAAGATAGCTGGAAAACGGTTTCTTTTAAGGAGCATAATCTTATTAGAAATTTGAAATTATTTGTTACTGCGAATAAACTGTCAAAAACAGGAGATATTTTTGACGTACAGCAAGGCATTAGAACAGGTAATAATGATGTTTTCAAAATTTCAGATAATATATTGAGTAATCTACCTGAAGAAGAGAAAAGACTATTTAGACCTGTTATCGAAAACGAATCAATAAAAGACGGCTTTTTAATACAAAGAAACTATATTTGGTATCCGTATAGCAGTAGCGGTTTGTTATTTTCAACGGAAGAAGAATTATTTCATCAAGTAGATTGTTTTTACACAAACCATTTATTGCCACATAAAGATTCTCTTTCTCAAAGGGCAGGAATTACTTTTTGGTGGGAGTTAACAAGACCTCGTAATTGGCAATTTGAAAATAGAAAAAAAATAATTTCCACAGAATTTGGAAACTCGTCATCTTTTGCTATTGATAATAAAGGGAATTATGTAGTAGAAAGAGGATATGCTTGGCAACCTCGTAAAAAAATGGATAACGAAGACCATTATTTTTATTTAGCGTTATTTTCAAGCCCTTTCTTTGACAAGCTATTATCTATTTATTCTAAACAATTAGCAGGCGGAAAATGGTATGATTTAGGTAAAAAACAGACTAAAGATATACCAATACCTAATGTACATATAAGCGAAGTA